In one window of Myxococcales bacterium DNA:
- a CDS encoding transcriptional regulator, with translation MKADELRNLIAGGESDRVEFKKSIANPDRIRQTVCALANDLPRNEKTGVVFVGLTDQGTPSGLTIDDKLLKILADIRQEILPFPVIAIERLSLPNGECAYLAVEPAIDPPVRYKNTVFVRVGPTTRQANSAEELRLIDKRRAHELPWDIREAPSLTLDDLNIDFFQREYLPIAVAPEVLAENQRTIDQQLQSLHLANPGNPPKPTHLGILTVGKDPRQHIPGAYIQFIRIDGDNMGDAIIDQKEIDGPLSELLRRLDDLLEINIRNALQIAGGPTDTPRPDYPLLALQQLARNAVMHRRYEGTHAPVRIYWFRNRVEITNPGGPFGMVTRENFGSPGLTDYRNPHLTEAMKNLGFVQKFGVGIPIAQQQLERNGNPPLEFQIEDNFLSVILRSR, from the coding sequence ATGAAAGCCGACGAACTGCGAAACTTGATAGCCGGCGGCGAGAGCGACCGCGTCGAATTCAAGAAATCGATCGCCAATCCTGACCGCATCCGGCAAACGGTGTGCGCACTGGCGAACGATCTCCCGCGGAATGAAAAAACCGGTGTGGTATTCGTTGGCTTGACCGACCAAGGCACTCCTTCCGGTTTGACCATCGATGATAAACTCCTAAAAATACTCGCTGACATTCGCCAGGAAATTTTGCCGTTTCCGGTGATCGCCATCGAACGGCTTTCCCTGCCGAACGGCGAATGTGCCTACCTCGCCGTCGAGCCGGCCATCGATCCGCCGGTCCGGTATAAAAACACCGTCTTCGTGCGCGTCGGGCCCACAACCCGGCAAGCCAATTCGGCCGAGGAATTACGGCTCATTGACAAACGCCGCGCGCATGAACTTCCATGGGACATTCGGGAAGCGCCATCGCTGACCTTGGACGATCTGAACATTGATTTCTTCCAACGCGAATATCTGCCGATCGCCGTTGCGCCGGAAGTATTGGCGGAAAATCAGCGTACGATCGATCAGCAATTGCAATCCCTGCACCTGGCCAATCCCGGTAATCCGCCCAAACCGACCCACCTCGGAATTCTGACCGTCGGCAAGGATCCGCGACAGCACATCCCCGGCGCCTATATCCAATTTATAAGGATCGACGGCGACAACATGGGTGATGCGATCATCGACCAAAAGGAAATCGACGGCCCGCTTTCCGAGTTGTTGCGCCGCTTGGACGATCTGCTGGAAATCAATATCCGCAACGCCCTGCAAATTGCCGGCGGGCCGACCGACACGCCACGCCCCGATTACCCGCTGCTTGCCCTGCAACAATTGGCGCGCAACGCCGTGATGCATCGCCGCTATGAGGGAACCCACGCGCCCGTCCGCATCTACTGGTTTCGCAATCGCGTGGAAATCACCAATCCCGGCGGACCATTCGGCATGGTAACACGGGAGAATTTCGGGTCGCCCGGCCTGACCGACTACCGCAACCCGCACCTGACCGAGGCGATGAAAAATCTTGGCTTCGTGCAGAAATTCGGCGTCGGCATTCCCATTGCCCAGCAACAACTCGAAAGAAATGGAAATCCGCCCTTGGAATTTCAAATTGAGGACAATTTTCTCTCGGTGATTCTTAGGAGCCGATAA
- a CDS encoding AAA family ATPase, whose product MSIPVITFFNNKGGVGKTSLVYHLAWMYSELGYRVLAADLDPQANLSAAFLDEEELLEFWPEGNHPKTIFGFLEPLIKGTGDIGDPFLKPINDKLAIIIGDLLLSTFEDQLSEVWPKCLDRDERAFRVTSALWRILQKGGEQFEADLILMDLGPNLGAINRTALISSDFVVVPLSPDLFSLQGLRNLGPTLRKWRSAWKERLERNPAMDIHLPSGLMKPIGYILLQHSVRLDRPVKAYERWIEQIPDTYHRELLEERESLITVSSADDHCLALLKHYRSLMPLAQEARKPMFALKSADGAIGSHLQAVQRAQEDFAKLARSIAERTGITQQTFQLL is encoded by the coding sequence ATGAGTATCCCGGTCATCACTTTTTTCAACAACAAAGGCGGGGTCGGTAAAACATCTCTGGTCTATCATTTGGCCTGGATGTACTCCGAATTGGGCTATCGGGTCCTCGCCGCCGACTTGGACCCGCAGGCCAATTTGTCGGCGGCTTTTCTGGACGAGGAGGAGTTGCTCGAATTCTGGCCGGAAGGCAATCATCCGAAAACAATCTTTGGCTTCCTTGAACCATTGATCAAGGGAACTGGCGATATCGGCGACCCTTTTCTCAAGCCGATCAATGACAAATTGGCCATCATTATCGGCGATCTTTTGCTTTCCACTTTCGAGGATCAATTGTCCGAGGTATGGCCAAAATGTCTCGACCGTGATGAGCGCGCTTTTCGCGTCACCTCCGCTCTTTGGCGTATCCTTCAAAAGGGCGGCGAACAGTTCGAAGCCGATCTGATTCTGATGGATTTGGGCCCGAATCTTGGCGCCATCAACCGCACCGCGCTGATTTCCTCCGATTTTGTCGTGGTTCCTCTTTCGCCCGACTTGTTTTCCCTGCAAGGGTTGCGAAATCTAGGTCCCACCTTGCGGAAGTGGCGAAGCGCTTGGAAGGAGCGATTGGAAAGAAATCCAGCCATGGATATTCATTTGCCATCAGGATTGATGAAACCCATCGGTTACATCCTTTTGCAACATTCCGTGCGTCTCGACAGACCGGTCAAAGCTTACGAACGGTGGATCGAACAAATTCCCGATACTTATCATCGAGAACTTTTGGAAGAACGCGAAAGCCTCATTACCGTGTCCTCGGCGGATGATCATTGTTTAGCGCTACTCAAACACTATCGAAGCTTGATGCCACTTGCCCAGGAAGCCCGGAAACCCATGTTCGCGCTCAAATCGGCGGACGGCGCCATCGGCTCGCATTTGCAAGCCGTGCAGCGGGCGCAAGAAGATTTCGCTAAATTGGCCCGTAGTATCGCCGAACGAACCGGCATCACTCAACAAACGTTTCAACTTTTATAA
- a CDS encoding archaemetzincin family Zn-dependent metalloprotease, with protein MSLVYLMPLGKVEPAVLEAATNALGETFLLEVRVGDGLADIQYAYDAVRKQYHVSKLLGDLLRHPPPDAFRIQGIAEVDLFLPIFTFLFGEAQLNGVGSILSTFRLRSEFYGLPKNPARLAERVAKEAIHEMGHTFGLLHCVDPVCVMRSSTYVEDVDFKSAEFCLPCRTRLNEKLPRKKRIFPW; from the coding sequence ATGTCGCTCGTCTACCTCATGCCGCTGGGCAAGGTCGAACCCGCCGTGTTGGAGGCGGCGACCAACGCCCTGGGCGAGACCTTTCTGCTCGAAGTGCGCGTCGGCGACGGCCTCGCCGACATCCAGTACGCCTACGACGCCGTGCGCAAGCAGTATCACGTGTCCAAGCTGCTGGGCGACCTGCTCCGCCACCCGCCGCCGGACGCGTTTCGCATCCAGGGTATCGCCGAGGTCGACCTCTTTCTCCCCATCTTTACTTTTCTCTTCGGCGAGGCCCAGTTGAACGGCGTCGGCTCGATCCTCTCCACCTTCCGCCTGCGTAGCGAGTTTTACGGCCTGCCGAAAAATCCGGCGCGCCTGGCCGAGCGCGTCGCCAAGGAGGCGATCCACGAAATGGGCCACACCTTCGGCCTGCTGCACTGCGTGGACCCGGTCTGCGTGATGCGCTCGTCCACCTACGTCGAGGACGTGGATTTCAAATCCGCCGAGTTCTGCCTGCCCTGCCGCACCCGGCTCAACGAAAAGCTGCCGCGCAAGAAGCGGATTTTTCCGTGGTGA
- a CDS encoding sigma-54-dependent Fis family transcriptional regulator, with amino-acid sequence MNPQDIGILIVDDEFSVRDSLASWFQADGYRVDTAADANEAMQKLQNERWHIVLLDIKMPGMDGIELQRHIRKIDPNLITIIITAFASVDTAIQALKDGAFDYICKPIDPDELSHLVRNGIERLRLLSENQALKERVNELFSTDEIVGDTPAMKGVIQMIQEVANTDATVMIRGESGTGKELVARAIHKNSNRRYFPLISINCGAYPEGLLESELFGHEKGAFTGAQFARKGKLEMADKGTIFFDEIGDITPKMQMDLLRVIETKRFYRLGGSKEIGTDFRIISATNRNLEEMVKEGKFREDLYYRLNVFMITLPPLRERREDLPLLAHYLLKKYGLSMTRQFEGFTPRALAKLQTYSWPGNVRELRNVIERAMVVARGGMIDDSDLSFPSADEVAVAAPVGGADLVPLRELEKRHIVKVLEDLNWNISKAAEVLDIDRVTLYNKIKKYGLRDLEE; translated from the coding sequence ATGAATCCGCAGGATATTGGCATTCTGATCGTGGACGACGAGTTTTCGGTGCGCGATTCCCTGGCCAGTTGGTTCCAGGCCGACGGCTATCGGGTCGACACGGCGGCCGACGCCAACGAGGCGATGCAGAAATTGCAGAACGAACGCTGGCACATCGTGCTGCTGGACATCAAGATGCCCGGCATGGACGGCATCGAGCTGCAGCGCCACATCCGCAAAATCGATCCCAACCTGATCACGATCATCATCACCGCCTTCGCCTCGGTCGACACCGCCATCCAAGCCTTGAAAGACGGGGCCTTCGACTACATCTGCAAGCCGATCGACCCCGACGAACTCAGCCACCTGGTGCGCAACGGCATCGAACGGCTCCGCCTGCTCTCTGAAAACCAGGCGCTCAAGGAACGGGTCAACGAACTGTTTTCCACCGACGAGATCGTCGGCGACACGCCCGCGATGAAGGGCGTCATCCAGATGATCCAGGAGGTCGCCAACACCGACGCGACGGTGATGATCCGCGGCGAATCGGGCACCGGCAAGGAACTGGTGGCGCGGGCGATCCACAAAAACAGCAACCGGCGCTATTTCCCGCTGATCTCCATCAACTGCGGCGCGTATCCCGAGGGCCTGCTGGAAAGCGAGCTGTTCGGCCACGAAAAGGGCGCCTTCACCGGCGCGCAGTTCGCCCGCAAGGGCAAGCTGGAAATGGCCGACAAGGGCACGATCTTCTTCGACGAGATCGGCGACATCACCCCGAAAATGCAGATGGACCTGTTGCGGGTCATCGAGACCAAGCGCTTCTACCGCCTCGGCGGCTCCAAGGAAATCGGCACCGACTTCCGCATCATCAGCGCCACCAACCGCAACCTCGAGGAAATGGTCAAGGAAGGGAAATTCCGCGAGGACCTCTACTACCGGCTCAACGTGTTCATGATCACCCTGCCGCCGCTGCGCGAACGGCGCGAGGATCTGCCGCTGCTGGCCCATTACCTGCTGAAAAAATACGGCCTGTCGATGACCCGCCAGTTCGAGGGCTTCACGCCGCGCGCCCTGGCCAAGCTGCAGACGTATTCGTGGCCCGGCAACGTGCGCGAACTGCGCAACGTCATCGAACGCGCCATGGTGGTGGCCCGCGGCGGCATGATCGACGACAGCGACCTGTCCTTCCCGTCGGCGGACGAGGTGGCGGTCGCGGCGCCGGTCGGCGGCGCCGATTTGGTGCCGTTGCGCGAGTTGGAAAAGCGGCACATCGTCAAGGTGCTCGAGGATTTGAACTGGAACATCTCCAAGGCGGCCGAGGTGCTGGATATCGACCGCGTGACGCTCTACAACAAGATCAAAAAATACGGCCTGCGCGATTTGGAAGAATAA
- a CDS encoding HAMP domain-containing protein, with protein MGEKKPKNSRFPSLGLFGRKLLLMFLAISLVPLVGYGFASLQNLRQFNLRSAEHELDGIVKMITLLCEAQEALDRIRQEGHNEVDQVSGASPAWQTGDRFLTLRELIRGIHVGRTGYCYVLDSSGTFQVHPHLEKQNLFAINMIGGEELKQIRRDAIHLAPGEVKTIHYPWPGDSGKLKTKLAKVGYFKPYDWIIIVALFEDEALEPYYTDVKFLLGFLALTLVATVLLALLVSRYLMRPIVQLTRASTALAHGDFGVKLPPAGNDEIGAMAESFGVMTRRLGEAHADLVEWSRTLEQKVHERTTELEKAHDRVLMQEKMASLGKLSAMVAHEINNPLSGVLSYLKLTMKLLGRETPPPQSGDKINQYLELSAGEVKRVGDIVKNLLMFSKQSFGEFKWDNLTSIVDKSIALIKHSADMKNVELGKQSGGEGSDRLYCDSSGIQQMLVALMVNALDAMEKGGKLWVWTDCAAEKEVTIKVIDTGKGIPEEILPRIFEPFFSLKESKKSIGMGLSVVYGIVQSHGGTVQVTSQVGQGTTFTIVLPRERPAPAGEPPSDANAKGEPV; from the coding sequence ATGGGTGAAAAAAAGCCGAAAAACTCGCGGTTTCCGTCGCTCGGTCTCTTCGGCCGCAAACTGCTGCTGATGTTCCTCGCCATTTCCCTGGTGCCGCTGGTCGGCTACGGCTTCGCCAGCCTGCAAAACCTGCGGCAATTCAATCTGCGCTCCGCCGAGCACGAGCTGGACGGCATCGTCAAGATGATCACCCTGTTGTGCGAGGCCCAGGAGGCGCTGGACCGCATCCGGCAGGAAGGCCACAACGAGGTCGATCAGGTTTCCGGCGCCTCGCCGGCCTGGCAGACGGGCGATCGCTTCCTGACCTTGCGCGAATTGATCCGCGGCATCCACGTCGGCCGGACGGGCTACTGCTACGTACTGGATTCCAGCGGCACGTTCCAGGTCCATCCCCACCTCGAAAAGCAGAACCTGTTCGCCATTAACATGATCGGCGGCGAGGAACTCAAACAGATCCGCCGCGATGCCATTCACCTGGCGCCCGGCGAGGTGAAGACGATCCATTACCCGTGGCCCGGCGATTCCGGCAAGCTCAAGACCAAACTGGCCAAGGTCGGTTACTTCAAGCCCTACGACTGGATCATCATCGTCGCGCTGTTCGAGGACGAGGCGCTCGAGCCGTACTACACCGACGTCAAGTTCCTGCTGGGCTTCCTGGCGCTGACCCTGGTGGCGACGGTGCTGCTGGCGCTGCTGGTTTCGCGCTACCTGATGCGGCCGATCGTCCAGTTGACGCGCGCGTCGACGGCGCTGGCCCACGGCGATTTCGGCGTCAAGCTGCCGCCGGCCGGCAACGACGAGATCGGCGCGATGGCCGAGTCGTTCGGCGTCATGACCCGCCGGCTGGGCGAGGCGCACGCCGACCTGGTGGAGTGGAGCCGGACGCTCGAGCAAAAGGTTCACGAGCGCACCACGGAGTTGGAGAAGGCGCACGACCGCGTGCTGATGCAGGAAAAGATGGCCTCGCTCGGCAAGCTGTCGGCGATGGTCGCCCACGAAATCAACAACCCGTTGTCGGGCGTGCTGAGCTACCTCAAGCTGACGATGAAGCTGCTCGGCCGCGAGACGCCGCCGCCGCAGAGCGGCGACAAGATCAACCAGTACCTCGAGCTGTCGGCCGGCGAGGTCAAGCGCGTCGGCGACATCGTGAAAAATCTGCTGATGTTTTCCAAGCAGTCGTTCGGCGAGTTCAAGTGGGACAACCTCACTTCGATCGTCGACAAGAGCATCGCCCTGATCAAGCACAGCGCCGACATGAAGAACGTCGAACTGGGCAAGCAGAGCGGCGGCGAGGGCAGCGACCGCCTCTACTGCGATTCCAGCGGCATCCAGCAGATGCTCGTCGCGCTGATGGTCAATGCGCTGGACGCGATGGAAAAGGGCGGCAAACTCTGGGTCTGGACGGACTGCGCCGCCGAAAAAGAGGTGACGATCAAGGTGATCGACACGGGCAAGGGCATTCCCGAGGAGATCCTGCCGCGCATTTTCGAGCCGTTCTTTTCGCTCAAGGAAAGCAAGAAAAGCATCGGCATGGGTTTGTCGGTGGTTTACGGGATCGTGCAGTCGCACGGCGGCACCGTTCAAGTGACCTCGCAAGTGGGCCAGGGCACCACGTTCACCATCGTATTGCCGCGCGAACGGCCGGCGCCCGCCGGGGAGCCGCCGTCCGACGCCAACGCGAAAGGAGAGCCGGTCTGA
- a CDS encoding DUF3052 family protein: protein MKSISAKLGIWPNDRLLMVSPDPKVVDRIQAEQHGHASLVYEVPAGAKVPMVLIWLREGDDATALANKYKTLLDGTGQLWFFFPKKETMRANQLTVTRETVQQDVCQANLEMTKICSIDADTQAMGFVLPL from the coding sequence TTGAAATCTATCTCCGCCAAGTTGGGAATTTGGCCGAATGATCGTTTGTTGATGGTGAGTCCCGATCCGAAGGTCGTCGATCGAATCCAAGCCGAACAGCACGGTCACGCCTCGCTGGTTTACGAAGTGCCGGCCGGCGCCAAGGTGCCCATGGTGCTGATCTGGTTGCGCGAGGGAGACGACGCCACGGCGCTCGCCAACAAATACAAAACGCTGCTGGACGGCACGGGTCAGCTCTGGTTCTTCTTTCCCAAAAAAGAAACCATGCGCGCCAATCAACTGACCGTCACGCGCGAAACCGTGCAGCAGGACGTTTGCCAGGCCAACCTGGAAATGACCAAGATCTGCTCGATCGACGCCGACACCCAGGCCATGGGGTTTGTCCTGCCGCTCTAG
- a CDS encoding transketolase family protein — translation MTQAEIYGEVLTKLGHENKKIVALTADLAGSTKIGRFSKDHPDRFFNVGIAEINMIAMASGMAATGLIPVISTFAAFAALRGAEFVRTDISYQKRNVKIIATHSGTSFGQAGTTHHCTEDFSVMRAMPHMVVIAPADAFETAKAMEAAIAYDGPVYIRIGRSFEPPVHKKRDFPFEIGKAIKLHEGTDVTVIATGRTVAGAVEAAEMAKAQGISVKVLDMHTIKPIDEQAVLEAVLETRRVITVEDHNVFAGLGSAVADVIAASGKGCVLRKLGLQDEFSIVGYPDDLLHYYKMDADGIIEAIQAVLKMDFEADENWEDEV, via the coding sequence ATGACCCAAGCCGAAATTTACGGCGAAGTCCTGACCAAGCTCGGCCACGAAAACAAAAAAATCGTCGCCCTGACCGCCGACCTGGCCGGCTCCACCAAGATCGGCCGCTTCAGCAAGGATCACCCCGACCGGTTCTTCAACGTCGGCATCGCCGAAATCAACATGATCGCCATGGCCTCCGGCATGGCCGCCACCGGCCTGATTCCGGTCATCTCCACCTTCGCCGCCTTTGCCGCGCTGCGCGGCGCGGAATTCGTCCGCACCGACATCTCCTACCAGAAGCGCAACGTGAAGATCATCGCCACCCACAGCGGCACCTCGTTCGGCCAGGCCGGCACGACGCACCACTGCACCGAGGACTTCTCGGTGATGCGCGCCATGCCGCACATGGTCGTCATCGCCCCCGCCGACGCCTTCGAAACCGCCAAGGCGATGGAAGCGGCGATCGCCTACGACGGCCCGGTGTACATCCGCATCGGCCGCAGCTTCGAGCCGCCCGTGCACAAGAAGCGCGATTTCCCCTTCGAGATCGGCAAGGCGATTAAATTGCACGAGGGCACCGACGTCACCGTCATCGCCACGGGCCGCACGGTGGCCGGCGCGGTGGAAGCGGCGGAAATGGCCAAGGCGCAGGGCATCTCGGTGAAGGTGCTGGACATGCACACCATCAAGCCGATCGACGAACAGGCGGTGTTGGAAGCGGTGCTGGAAACCCGGCGCGTCATCACCGTCGAGGACCACAACGTGTTCGCCGGCCTCGGCAGCGCGGTGGCCGACGTCATCGCCGCCTCCGGCAAGGGCTGCGTGCTGCGCAAACTCGGCCTGCAGGACGAGTTTTCGATCGTCGGTTACCCGGACGATCTGCTGCACTATTACAAGATGGACGCCGACGGCATCATCGAGGCCATTCAGGCCGTCCTGAAAATGGACTTCGAGGCGGACGAAAACTGGGAAGACGAGGTGTAG
- a CDS encoding transketolase, protein MALKPAERKKLEEIALRIREGIVDTTLACGGSHIGGAFSQTDILVALYYRVMKIDPKKPQWDQRDRFILSKGHGGVGHAVILGDLGYFDKKDLKKFNKTGSPFGMHLDCLKVAGVDASTGSLGHGLSIGIGMAMGARLQGKKWHTYVVMGDGELDAGPVWEAAMSAAHFKVTNLTAFVDRNGLCIDGPTEKIMALEPLKAKWEAFGWRVIEIDGHDFDQICDAIETAHAETEKPVLILANTVKGKGVDFMENQAGWHYAGLDEAKAKQALESLRRNYKGK, encoded by the coding sequence ATGGCGCTAAAACCTGCAGAACGGAAGAAGCTGGAGGAGATCGCCCTGCGGATCCGCGAGGGCATCGTCGACACCACGCTGGCCTGCGGCGGCAGCCACATCGGCGGCGCGTTCAGCCAGACGGACATTCTGGTCGCGCTTTACTATCGGGTGATGAAGATCGATCCCAAGAAACCGCAATGGGATCAGCGCGACCGCTTCATTCTCAGCAAAGGCCACGGCGGCGTCGGCCACGCGGTCATCCTGGGTGACCTGGGCTACTTCGACAAGAAAGACCTAAAGAAATTCAACAAGACCGGCTCGCCCTTCGGCATGCACCTGGACTGCCTGAAGGTCGCCGGCGTGGACGCCTCGACCGGTTCGCTGGGCCACGGCCTGTCGATCGGCATCGGCATGGCCATGGGCGCCCGGTTGCAGGGCAAGAAGTGGCACACCTACGTCGTGATGGGCGACGGCGAACTCGATGCCGGCCCGGTGTGGGAAGCGGCGATGTCGGCCGCGCACTTCAAGGTCACCAACCTGACGGCCTTCGTCGACCGCAACGGCCTGTGCATCGACGGCCCAACCGAGAAAATCATGGCCCTCGAACCGCTGAAGGCCAAATGGGAAGCCTTCGGCTGGCGGGTGATCGAGATCGACGGCCACGACTTCGACCAGATCTGCGACGCGATCGAAACCGCCCATGCCGAAACCGAAAAACCGGTGCTCATCCTCGCCAATACGGTCAAGGGTAAGGGCGTGGACTTCATGGAAAACCAGGCCGGCTGGCACTACGCCGGGTTGGACGAGGCGAAAGCGAAACAGGCCCTCGAATCGCTCCGCCGGAATTATAAGGGGAAATGA
- a CDS encoding pyridoxal phosphate-dependent aminotransferase, with amino-acid sequence MIKPSEKSVSIPPFLVMEVLEKAQAMEAAGRHVIHLEVGEPDFDSPACVIDAAAEALRAGRTHYTHSMGRRELRAAIARWHAEQYGTTIDPDAIIVTTGSSPALLLAFQALCDPGDEVILANPGYACYPQIVAFGGGTPVFVDVYEEDGFQYRPEAIAAKITPRTKAILVNSPSNPTGNLLDRERLAAICDLGPVVVSDEIYHGLVYEGRAASAREFSERTVIVNGFSKCFAMTGWRLGYLIVPPELARPIQKMQQNFFISAGDFVQAAAVTALQGCAAEIEAMRLAYDRRRRLLLARCREIGLGVTVAPTGAFYVFGNAKAQCAKRGLNSYELAFDILERAGVAVTPGTDFGPGGEGYLRLSYANSYENLAEGLQRLERYFAG; translated from the coding sequence ATGATCAAGCCCAGCGAAAAAAGCGTTTCGATTCCGCCGTTTCTGGTGATGGAAGTGTTGGAAAAGGCGCAGGCGATGGAAGCCGCCGGCCGGCACGTCATCCACCTGGAGGTCGGCGAACCCGATTTCGATTCGCCCGCCTGCGTCATCGACGCGGCCGCCGAGGCGCTGCGCGCCGGCCGCACCCACTACACGCACAGCATGGGGCGCCGCGAACTGCGCGCGGCCATCGCCCGCTGGCACGCCGAGCAGTACGGCACCACCATCGACCCCGACGCGATCATCGTCACCACCGGTTCCAGCCCGGCCCTGCTGCTGGCCTTTCAGGCGCTGTGCGATCCGGGCGACGAGGTCATCCTCGCCAATCCCGGCTACGCCTGCTATCCGCAAATCGTCGCTTTCGGCGGCGGCACGCCGGTGTTCGTCGACGTGTACGAGGAAGACGGCTTTCAGTACCGGCCCGAGGCGATCGCCGCGAAAATCACCCCCCGCACCAAGGCGATCCTCGTCAACAGCCCGTCCAACCCGACCGGCAACCTGCTGGACCGCGAGCGCCTGGCGGCCATCTGCGATCTGGGCCCGGTGGTGGTCAGCGACGAAATCTACCACGGCCTGGTTTACGAGGGCCGCGCGGCCAGCGCCCGCGAATTCAGCGAGCGGACGGTGATCGTCAACGGCTTCTCGAAATGCTTCGCGATGACCGGCTGGCGCCTGGGCTACCTGATCGTGCCGCCCGAACTGGCGCGGCCGATCCAGAAAATGCAGCAGAACTTTTTCATCTCCGCCGGCGATTTCGTCCAGGCCGCCGCCGTCACCGCCTTGCAAGGTTGCGCCGCTGAAATCGAGGCCATGCGTCTGGCCTACGACCGCCGCCGCCGGCTGTTGCTGGCGCGCTGCCGCGAGATCGGCCTGGGCGTGACCGTCGCGCCGACCGGCGCGTTCTACGTCTTCGGCAACGCCAAGGCCCAGTGCGCCAAGCGCGGCCTGAACAGCTACGAGCTGGCGTTCGACATCCTCGAACGGGCGGGCGTGGCGGTGACGCCGGGCACCGATTTCGGCCCGGGCGGCGAGGGGTACCTGCGCCTGAGCTACGCCAACTCGTACGAAAACCTGGCCGAGGGACTGCAGCGGCTGGAGCGCTATTTCGCCGGTTGA
- a CDS encoding zinc ribbon domain-containing protein: MPIYEYRCEKCGKVSSFMEKMFEPPRLFGRRKKCAHCGSKKLTKIPSGFGISVERTRNETLNELKSLGNVQFVPQTTPPAPAGPPPGGCPYEKQFKEEQAKADAAEHERKAREPIVVS; the protein is encoded by the coding sequence ATGCCGATTTACGAATACCGCTGCGAAAAGTGCGGCAAGGTCAGCAGCTTCATGGAGAAAATGTTCGAGCCGCCGCGCCTGTTCGGTCGCCGCAAGAAGTGCGCCCACTGCGGGTCGAAAAAACTGACGAAAATCCCCAGCGGCTTCGGCATCAGCGTCGAACGGACGCGCAACGAAACGCTCAACGAGCTCAAATCGCTGGGCAACGTGCAGTTCGTGCCCCAGACGACGCCCCCCGCCCCCGCCGGCCCGCCCCCGGGCGGCTGCCCCTACGAAAAACAATTCAAGGAAGAGCAAGCCAAGGCCGACGCCGCCGAGCACGAACGCAAGGCGCGCGAACCGATCGTCGTTTCGTGA
- a CDS encoding 2-dehydropantoate 2-reductase — MNTLIVGAGAMGGLVAYLLHRSGASVMLVDKDPRLVQAVGRGGLRVEGISGTEILPVPIGDRPTTRTPPELIVILVKCHDTADAAQAAAPFADARTLVLSLQNGIGNEEILAATFGAERVAGGATNLGAALLAPGHLLHTAWGDTAIAPFDPLAAERTAAAAAFLSRHGIKTTVADDLRSLRWSRVLVQIGVGAIASLTRVRHGNVLNLDPARRLMRLAVEETARILQAANIKLTYNSPVTQVEQYLAHTADHLPTMLQDLFKKRRTEIEALNGAVVKLAESLGLDAPVNRTLMLLVQTLEQSN, encoded by the coding sequence ATGAATACCTTGATCGTCGGCGCGGGCGCGATGGGCGGCCTCGTGGCCTACCTGCTCCATCGCTCCGGCGCCTCGGTGATGCTCGTCGACAAGGATCCGCGCCTTGTGCAGGCCGTCGGCCGCGGCGGGCTGCGCGTGGAAGGCATCAGCGGCACGGAAATCCTGCCGGTGCCGATTGGCGACCGGCCGACGACCCGCACGCCGCCCGAGCTGATCGTCATCCTCGTCAAATGCCACGATACCGCCGACGCCGCCCAGGCCGCCGCGCCGTTCGCCGACGCGCGCACCCTCGTCCTGTCGCTGCAAAACGGCATCGGCAACGAGGAAATCCTCGCCGCAACCTTCGGCGCCGAACGCGTCGCCGGCGGCGCCACGAACCTCGGCGCGGCCCTGCTCGCCCCCGGGCACCTGCTGCACACCGCCTGGGGCGACACCGCGATCGCCCCGTTCGATCCGCTCGCCGCCGAACGCACGGCGGCGGCCGCGGCCTTCCTGTCGCGGCACGGCATCAAGACCACCGTCGCCGACGACCTGCGGTCGTTGCGCTGGAGCCGCGTGCTGGTGCAGATCGGCGTCGGCGCCATCGCCTCGCTGACGCGGGTGCGGCACGGCAACGTGCTCAACCTGGATCCGGCCCGGCGACTGATGCGCCTGGCGGTCGAGGAAACCGCACGCATCCTGCAAGCGGCGAACATCAAACTGACCTACAACAGCCCCGTCACCCAGGTGGAGCAGTATCTCGCCCACACCGCGGATCACCTGCCCACCATGCTGCAAGACCTGTTCAAAAAGCGGCGCACCGAGATCGAAGCCCTCAACGGGGCGGTGGTCAAACTGGCCGAAAGCCTGGGGCTGGACGCGCCGGTCAACCGCACCCTGATGCTGCTGGTGCAGACGCTGGAACAGTCCAACTGA